A window of Balearica regulorum gibbericeps isolate bBalReg1 chromosome Z, bBalReg1.pri, whole genome shotgun sequence contains these coding sequences:
- the LOC142599498 gene encoding uncharacterized protein LOC142599498: MPKGPGDDVLLDTSPSCPTAWWCRSNRLRLDSHKLSLPCLFRFLPALHDKAQEKLKQPKPPAQPRLQLPACAPQPSRTGTSSLRTERAEKRLRLLMASKRQEVEAEVWRQYHANRAGQNTGRGQSPCRHVFEDPYRPPHLLRKAYAEQLKERLQEKERCRSPAWPRASEGRAELCRPETAWASKGEKTRLLERREERKAQGLPALPRSCQQPRRIHWKGP, encoded by the exons ATGCCGAAAGGCCCCGGAGACGACGTCCTGCTGGACACGTCGCCCTCCTGCCCAACGGCCTGGTGGTGCCGGAGCAACCGGCTCAGACTGGACTCCCACAAGCTCAGCCTGCCCTGCCTCTTTAGATTCCTGCCAGCGCTCCACGACAAGGCCCAGGAGAAGCTGAAGCAGCCCAAACCTCCAGCTCAGCCGCGGTTGCAGCTCCCTGCGTGTGCTCCGCAGCCCTCACGAACG GGAACGAGCTCCCTCCGCACTGAGAGGGCCGAAAAAAGACTCCGGCTGCTGATGGCATCCAAGCGCCAAGAGGTGGAAGCGGAAGTGTGGCGCCAATACCATGCCAACAGAGCGGGGCAGAACACGGGCCGAGGCCAG AGCCCCTGCCGCCATGTGTTTGAGGATCCCTATCGCCCTCCCCACCTCCTGAGAAAGGCCTATGCCgagcagctgaaggagaggCTACAGGAGAAGGAGAGATGCCGAAGCCCTGCGTGGCCGAGAGCGTCTGAGGGGCGGGCAGAGCTGTGCCGCCCGGAGACAGCATGGGCGAG CAAGGGGGAGAAGACGAGGCTCTTGGAGCGCCGTGAGGAAAGGAAGGCCCAGGGACTGCCGGCCCTGCCCAgaagctgccagcagccccggAGAATCCATTGGAAGGGGCCTTAA